From the genome of Flavobacterium ovatum, one region includes:
- a CDS encoding CAP domain-containing protein, with product MKANLLRLVLLTTVIFTINSCSSDSSEVVTDNSTNLTAKVVDYDYNEMEIATMDLINEYRVSVGLNSLERINHISYKSEEHDDYMITNKVVNHNDFVARSENIIKVLGAQRVGENVAYNFKTAESVVAAWLNSPAHKENIVGNYTHFGIAIKTDTETGKKYYTNIFAKI from the coding sequence ATGAAAGCAAATTTACTCCGTCTAGTATTACTTACAACAGTTATATTTACTATTAATTCTTGCTCATCTGATTCATCTGAAGTAGTAACAGATAATTCAACTAACCTTACAGCTAAAGTTGTTGATTATGATTATAATGAGATGGAAATCGCAACAATGGATTTGATAAATGAATACAGAGTTAGTGTTGGTTTGAATTCTTTAGAAAGAATAAATCATATTTCATATAAATCAGAAGAACATGACGATTATATGATTACTAATAAAGTAGTGAATCACAATGATTTTGTGGCACGTTCAGAAAATATCATCAAGGTTTTAGGAGCACAAAGAGTAGGAGAGAATGTTGCTTATAATTTTAAAACAGCGGAGTCTGTGGTGGCAGCATGGTTAAATAGTCCAGCACACAAAGAAAATATAGTTGGAAATTATACTCATTTTGGAATTGCTATTAAAACAGATACAGAGACAGGAAAAAAATATTATACTAATATTTTTGCAAAAATATAA
- a CDS encoding CAP domain-containing protein — translation MKTNILRIALLAVVIFTMNSCSSDSSEVADTNTNLTSKVVDYDYNEMEVTTMDLINKYRVSVGLNPLERINHISFKSEEHDEYMISNKVVNHNDFVARSENIIKVLGAKKVGENVAYNFNTAESVVAAWLNSPAHKENIVGNYTHFGIAIKMDPDTGKKYYTNIFAKI, via the coding sequence ATGAAAACAAATATACTTCGTATCGCATTACTTGCAGTAGTAATCTTCACAATGAATTCTTGTTCTTCAGACTCATCTGAGGTAGCAGATACCAATACCAATTTGACTAGTAAAGTGGTTGATTATGATTATAATGAGATGGAAGTAACAACAATGGATTTGATTAATAAATATAGAGTTAGTGTTGGCTTGAATCCTTTAGAAAGAATTAATCATATATCGTTTAAATCCGAAGAGCACGATGAATATATGATAAGTAATAAAGTTGTTAATCATAATGATTTTGTGGCACGTTCAGAAAACATAATCAAAGTTTTAGGAGCTAAAAAAGTAGGAGAGAATGTTGCTTATAATTTCAATACAGCTGAATCAGTGGTAGCTGCATGGCTAAACAGTCCAGCTCATAAAGAAAATATTGTTGGTAATTATACTCACTTTGGAATTGCTATAAAAATGGATCCGGATACGGGGAAAAAATATTATACTAATATTTTTGCAAAAATATAA
- the pdxH gene encoding pyridoxamine 5'-phosphate oxidase, which produces MNDLSNYRKSYEKSELLESSIPEDPINLFNRWFHEVEDFGGPEGSGEEVNAMTVSTFGLDGFPKARVVLLKKFSEEGFVFYTNYNSEKGKAILKNPNVCLSFFWHSMERQVIIKGIASKVPENISDNYFDSRPDGSKLGAVVSNQSEVIPSRDYLETELKKLETQFENKSIPRPNHWGGFVVNPIEVEFWQGRANRLHDRIRYTIQEDYGWKMERMAP; this is translated from the coding sequence AGAAAGTCTTATGAGAAAAGCGAATTATTAGAATCATCTATTCCGGAAGATCCTATTAATCTTTTTAACAGATGGTTTCATGAAGTAGAAGACTTTGGCGGTCCCGAAGGTTCGGGAGAAGAAGTGAATGCCATGACTGTTTCTACTTTTGGTTTAGATGGGTTTCCAAAAGCCAGAGTGGTTTTACTCAAGAAATTTTCAGAAGAAGGTTTTGTTTTTTATACCAATTACAATTCAGAAAAAGGAAAAGCAATTCTTAAAAATCCAAATGTGTGCTTGTCTTTCTTTTGGCATTCTATGGAGCGTCAAGTCATCATAAAAGGAATCGCAAGCAAAGTACCCGAAAATATTTCCGATAATTATTTTGACTCCAGACCAGACGGAAGTAAGTTAGGCGCAGTTGTTTCTAACCAAAGTGAAGTGATTCCCTCTCGTGATTATTTAGAAACGGAACTAAAAAAATTAGAAACTCAATTTGAAAATAAGTCTATTCCGCGTCCTAATCATTGGGGAGGTTTTGTTGTAAATCCCATTGAAGTTGAATTTTGGCAAGGAAGGGCCAATCGTTTACACGATAGGATACGATACACAATACAAGAAGATTATGGATGGAAAATGGAACGCATGGCTCCATAG